The genomic segment TGTGCTGATTTTATGTTGAGAACCGAAATAAGATGAGTTGGCCATCTTCAGAATATTTGCCGTTATGGAAGGATCATATTTAACAACATTGGCAACCTGCAGAACGGAGTAGTCAGGCTTGCTGAGCAATTGAGCAACTTTGTTGCCTGTCGCAGGAAATGCCGGAATGGTATCAATTGATTTCAGGATACGTTTGACTGCATTCATAGTTCTTTCATTTCACCTCCAGAGGTTCGAACAAAAGTTTTCCCCGTAGCCATTTCCAGACGAACGGTACGATTATGATTCGCGCCCGTATCTTCGGCATTAACCATGACATTATTTTTCCAGAATATTTTTCTCATAGCCATGATATTTTTCTGGCCGATACGAAAAAAATTAGTGTCATCCAGAATACTTGCTCCTCCGGCCACTTTAACAATCATTCGTTTCTTTTCCGCCCCC from the Deltaproteobacteria bacterium HGW-Deltaproteobacteria-6 genome contains:
- a CDS encoding chemotaxis protein CheD, whose amino-acid sequence is MSDLIVGISDIKVSNGMNDVIITYALGSCIGIAVYDPFAKVGGLLHYMLPDSNLDERKAKDNPAMFADTGIPSLFKACYALGAEKKRMIVKVAGGASILDDTNFFRIGQKNIMAMRKIFWKNNVMVNAEDTGANHNRTVRLEMATGKTFVRTSGGEMKEL